One Brachyspira suanatina DNA segment encodes these proteins:
- a CDS encoding DUF2726 domain-containing protein gives MAIIVLVLILFSILFLLSKSNYKQGYYRRNKYYKRHKKTEAERIQDITEQRLSNMETGNISIKKIMNIEETKIFYSMLNIFKDYNIYKQVSFKAFLDAEEDTYVWKSFRDFYCDFLITYKKGNKINEPIAVIEYDGAGHFGNTEDMKERIKNNDMIKELLINKAGMQYFIIKENDIKIDSKFIDDKKLESCLSDIMNSIKNDN, from the coding sequence ATGGCTATTATTGTATTAGTACTTATATTATTTTCAATATTATTTTTATTATCTAAATCCAATTATAAACAAGGGTACTATAGAAGAAATAAATATTATAAAAGACATAAAAAAACAGAAGCAGAAAGAATACAGGATATAACAGAACAAAGATTATCAAACATGGAAACAGGCAATATATCAATAAAAAAAATCATGAACATAGAAGAAACAAAGATTTTTTATTCTATGCTTAACATATTTAAAGATTATAATATTTATAAGCAGGTATCATTCAAAGCATTTTTAGATGCTGAAGAAGATACTTATGTATGGAAAAGCTTCAGAGATTTTTACTGCGATTTTTTAATAACATACAAAAAAGGAAATAAAATAAATGAGCCTATTGCCGTAATAGAATATGACGGAGCGGGACATTTCGGTAATACTGAAGATATGAAAGAAAGAATAAAAAACAATGATATGATAAAAGAGCTGTTAATTAATAAGGCTGGAATGCAGTATTTCATTATAAAAGAGAATGATATAAAAATAGATTCAAAATTTATAGATGATAAAAAATTAGAAAGCTGCTTATCTGATATAATGAACTCAATAAAAAATGATAACTAA
- a CDS encoding RNB domain-containing ribonuclease, with protein sequence MKTPEELIKKLMKNQMDYNIFIKFNSKTALEKTSLTNLIRKAISSGYIEKTAGNLLRVTKEGRQYINKLEGKEEAPKTVKSVRVNVDPKDAKSDSKIIAKSYNIKLDFSEELLKLAEEINNKADFTNIEDDRVDLRNLKTITIDSESSKDLDDAFSIEKTDNYKVYVHISDVSHFIELDSPLDLEARARGNSTYLIDTVYNMFPEVLSNNIISLNENEDRFSITFIFDINNEGEILSSSVCKSVIRSDRKLSYDYAEKLIKKEESDEDWILELIDNGLNIKNILYKKRKEGRGVEFENQDIKIVLNDEGMPIEFYAEEKKESMAIIEELMLLANSQIAEKLSNYDGVIFRYHGLPDEYRFNNFKILAHTKGYNLKENPDKTYDIKGFIDNVKGKPEENLLIPVLLRSMTPSSYSIVNKSHFGLGLDYYTYFTSPIRRYADLLIHRIVKDTILSNKDVINEKLKNICKDSIESLSLLDKTSKKAEKYLIQIKAARYMKDRLGDEYYGAVSSITPKGIYVEIEGLEIEGFIEATYVGSNYRFYQDMQSVYVDKVKAYELGDRVKVLVASSNVENGKIFFSL encoded by the coding sequence ATGAAAACTCCAGAAGAATTAATAAAAAAATTAATGAAAAATCAAATGGATTATAATATATTTATAAAATTTAATTCAAAAACAGCTTTAGAAAAAACATCTCTCACTAATTTGATAAGAAAAGCTATAAGCAGCGGATATATAGAAAAAACAGCAGGTAATTTACTTCGTGTAACAAAAGAGGGAAGACAATATATTAATAAATTAGAAGGTAAAGAGGAAGCTCCTAAAACTGTAAAATCTGTAAGGGTGAATGTTGATCCTAAAGATGCTAAATCAGATTCTAAGATCATAGCTAAATCTTATAATATAAAATTGGATTTCAGCGAAGAGCTTTTAAAATTGGCTGAAGAAATTAATAATAAAGCTGATTTCACAAATATAGAAGATGACAGAGTTGATTTAAGAAATTTAAAAACAATAACTATAGACAGTGAAAGTTCAAAAGATTTGGACGATGCTTTCAGTATAGAAAAAACTGATAATTATAAAGTGTATGTTCATATTTCTGATGTAAGCCATTTTATAGAGCTTGATTCTCCATTAGATTTAGAGGCTAGGGCAAGAGGAAATTCTACTTATTTGATTGATACAGTTTATAATATGTTTCCTGAAGTTTTGTCTAATAATATAATTTCTTTAAATGAGAATGAAGATAGATTTTCTATTACTTTTATTTTTGATATAAATAATGAAGGTGAAATATTATCTTCATCTGTTTGTAAAAGCGTTATAAGATCAGACAGAAAATTATCTTATGATTATGCTGAGAAGCTTATAAAAAAAGAAGAAAGTGATGAGGATTGGATTTTAGAGCTTATTGATAATGGTTTAAATATAAAAAATATTTTGTATAAAAAAAGAAAAGAGGGCAGGGGAGTAGAGTTTGAAAATCAGGATATAAAAATAGTTCTCAATGATGAAGGTATGCCTATAGAGTTTTATGCAGAAGAGAAAAAAGAATCTATGGCTATAATAGAAGAATTAATGCTTCTTGCTAATAGTCAAATAGCTGAGAAGTTATCTAATTATGACGGCGTTATATTCCGCTATCATGGACTTCCTGATGAATACAGATTCAATAATTTTAAAATACTTGCCCATACTAAAGGTTATAATTTAAAAGAAAATCCTGATAAAACTTATGATATAAAAGGATTCATTGATAATGTTAAAGGAAAACCTGAAGAAAATTTGCTTATACCTGTACTTCTTCGTTCTATGACTCCTTCATCTTACAGTATAGTTAATAAGAGCCATTTTGGTTTGGGACTTGATTATTATACTTATTTCACTTCGCCTATAAGAAGATATGCAGATTTACTCATTCATAGAATAGTTAAAGATACTATTTTATCTAATAAAGATGTGATAAATGAAAAGTTAAAAAATATATGTAAGGATTCTATTGAAAGTTTATCTCTGCTTGATAAAACTTCAAAGAAGGCTGAAAAATATCTCATTCAAATAAAAGCAGCAAGATATATGAAAGACAGACTCGGTGATGAGTATTATGGAGCGGTTAGTTCTATCACTCCAAAGGGAATATATGTTGAAATAGAAGGTTTGGAAATAGAAGGCTTTATTGAGGCTACTTATGTTGGTTCTAATTATAGATTTTATCAGGATATGCAAAGCGTATATGTTGATAAAGTAAAGGCTTATGAGTTAGGTGATAGAGTAAAAGTTTTGGTTGCCAGCTCTAATGTGGAAAATGGAAAAATATTTTTCTCTTTATAA
- a CDS encoding flagellar filament outer layer protein FlaA — translation METRLLYNFETLDEWQPISNASRFMFRGDRTNENGVVMKYPNMRLFATKPYGMGNQSYNSTNSLSVSVSFFRKSYNFFDLVPTVQKIIPGKAQTFDVWVWGGNYDYTMEMIFEDYRGYTYTLPLGSIRYIGWRNMSTAVPSFIPQEEPYVPRAKGLRFMNFRFWSSPEERADNFVVLLDYFQTVTDTFREAYDGSDIETTLGQEVGGRSSEQYTEGGAKVVGEDGGNAGTTTEQPQEAQQ, via the coding sequence ATGGAAACTAGATTGCTTTACAACTTTGAAACATTAGACGAATGGCAACCAATATCAAATGCTAGCCGTTTTATGTTTAGAGGTGATAGAACAAATGAAAATGGTGTTGTAATGAAATATCCTAACATGAGATTGTTCGCTACAAAACCATATGGTATGGGTAACCAAAGTTATAATTCAACTAATTCATTATCAGTAAGTGTTTCTTTTTTCAGAAAATCTTATAACTTCTTTGACTTAGTTCCAACAGTACAAAAAATCATACCAGGTAAAGCTCAAACTTTCGACGTTTGGGTATGGGGTGGTAATTATGACTATACTATGGAAATGATATTTGAAGATTATCGTGGTTATACTTATACATTACCTTTGGGATCTATAAGATATATAGGTTGGAGAAATATGAGTACAGCAGTACCATCTTTCATTCCTCAAGAAGAGCCTTATGTTCCTAGAGCTAAAGGTTTAAGATTTATGAATTTCCGTTTCTGGTCATCACCAGAGGAAAGAGCTGATAACTTTGTAGTTTTATTGGATTACTTCCAAACAGTAACAGATACATTCAGAGAAGCTTATGACGGTTCTGATATTGAAACTACATTAGGTCAGGAAGTTGGTGGAAGATCTTCTGAACAATATACAGAAGGCGGAGCTAAAGTAGTAGGTGAAGACGGCGGTAATGCTGGAACTACTACAGAACAGCCACAAGAAGCGCAACAATAA
- a CDS encoding ATP phosphoribosyltransferase regulatory subunit, with translation MSENNIVSKLTKIYEQYGYKKIKLSKFEDYNLYNNYKDFLQTEHILTFMNLNGNLQSLRPDVTLSIVKKVLKDNNKYTNKIYYIEDIYKIDSVSNEYEEIQQVGVEIIGTLSTYSNLEIISMAVDSLKSINDEYILEISSIDFMFSLIDELNLDEDKKLEILNFIYSKNKHDLEKTLISNNIDDKYKNNIISLIDLCGNYKEILKKIESIIINDKMQKAYDELKSLSAVFENYNNFDKILLDFSIESKLGYYNGIIFKGYIKGNNDAVLSGGRYDKLLAKFNAHTQNEKNKKNAIGFAVYMDKLYTNDIAKNEYDFDILILYKSGDEKILLSKVQSFIKENKKVRTDIYSDDYNTDYSYREKYIFENDDLINS, from the coding sequence ATGAGTGAAAATAATATAGTTTCTAAATTAACAAAAATATATGAACAATACGGATACAAAAAAATCAAATTAAGTAAATTTGAAGATTATAATTTATATAACAATTATAAAGATTTTCTTCAAACAGAACATATATTAACATTCATGAATTTAAATGGAAATTTACAGTCATTAAGACCGGATGTTACATTATCAATAGTTAAAAAAGTTTTGAAAGATAATAATAAATATACAAACAAAATTTATTATATAGAGGATATTTATAAAATAGACAGCGTTTCAAATGAATATGAAGAAATACAACAGGTAGGAGTAGAAATAATAGGAACTCTAAGCACATATTCAAATTTAGAAATAATAAGTATGGCAGTAGATAGTTTAAAATCTATAAATGATGAATATATATTAGAAATATCAAGTATAGATTTTATGTTTTCTTTGATAGATGAACTTAATTTAGATGAAGATAAAAAACTAGAAATACTTAATTTCATATACAGCAAAAATAAACATGATTTAGAAAAAACATTAATATCTAATAATATAGATGATAAATACAAAAACAATATAATATCATTAATAGACTTATGCGGAAACTATAAAGAAATATTAAAAAAAATAGAAAGCATAATAATAAATGACAAAATGCAAAAAGCATACGATGAATTAAAAAGCCTATCAGCTGTATTTGAAAACTATAATAACTTTGATAAAATTTTACTTGATTTCTCAATAGAAAGCAAACTTGGTTATTATAACGGAATAATTTTTAAAGGATATATAAAAGGCAATAATGATGCTGTATTATCAGGCGGAAGATATGATAAACTTCTTGCAAAATTTAATGCCCATACTCAAAATGAAAAAAACAAAAAGAATGCAATAGGTTTCGCTGTTTATATGGACAAGCTATACACAAACGACATAGCTAAAAATGAATATGATTTTGATATACTTATACTATATAAAAGCGGCGATGAAAAAATTTTATTAAGCAAAGTACAAAGTTTTATAAAAGAGAATAAGAAAGTAAGAACTGATATATACAGCGATGATTATAATACAGATTATAGCTACAGAGAAAAATACATATTTGAGAATGATGATTTAATTAATTCATAA
- a CDS encoding pseudouridine synthase, producing the protein MRLNKYIASLNLASRREADRLIQNGKVKVNGIVNTNPATQVDENDKVECSIEQYKEDKIYIKLNKPRGYVVSSNKNEGKPIYNLIKNDFDNIYPVGRLDKDSSGLILLTNDGVFAKQIIGENTNCEKEYYVKVNDSVPDGALKKLEYGISLDGQKLKPAKVKRVNKNSFHIILTEGKNRQIRRMCQTIGFEVIILKRLRISGILLGDLKEGSFTNLTKEEIDSILKNEL; encoded by the coding sequence ATGAGATTAAATAAATATATAGCATCTTTAAATTTGGCTAGCAGAAGAGAAGCTGACAGACTTATTCAAAACGGAAAAGTTAAAGTTAATGGAATAGTGAATACTAATCCGGCTACTCAAGTTGATGAAAACGATAAAGTAGAGTGCAGTATAGAACAATATAAAGAAGATAAAATATATATAAAATTAAATAAGCCTAGAGGTTATGTTGTATCATCAAATAAAAACGAAGGAAAACCTATATACAATCTCATAAAAAATGATTTTGATAATATATATCCTGTGGGAAGATTGGATAAAGACAGCAGCGGACTTATACTTCTTACTAATGACGGAGTATTTGCTAAACAGATAATAGGCGAAAATACAAACTGCGAAAAAGAGTACTATGTAAAAGTAAATGACAGCGTGCCTGACGGAGCTTTAAAAAAATTAGAATATGGTATTTCATTAGACGGACAAAAACTTAAGCCTGCTAAAGTAAAAAGAGTTAATAAAAATTCTTTTCATATAATACTAACAGAAGGCAAAAATAGACAGATAAGAAGAATGTGTCAGACAATAGGTTTTGAAGTTATAATACTTAAAAGGCTTAGAATATCCGGTATTTTATTGGGCGATCTTAAAGAAGGCTCTTTTACAAATCTCACCAAAGAAGAAATAGATTCAATTCTAAAAAATGAACTATAA
- the hisG gene encoding ATP phosphoribosyltransferase, whose protein sequence is MINIALPKGRLVNKVYTLFEKIGYENKELLEDNRKLVFENKDKNVRYLIVKPSDVGIYVEKGVADIGIVGKDILLENNHDVYELLDLKFGKCRVCMASVNGYKEDIERRLRVATKYVNISKNYFNSINRDVEIIKLNGSIELAPILNLSDVIVDIVETGSTLRENNLTVIKEIIDYISARLIVNKVSYKFKNDLIKTIVKNIEEVL, encoded by the coding sequence ATGATTAATATAGCATTACCAAAAGGAAGATTAGTAAATAAAGTATATACTCTATTTGAAAAAATAGGTTATGAGAATAAAGAACTATTAGAAGATAATAGAAAATTAGTATTTGAAAATAAAGATAAAAATGTGAGATATCTAATAGTAAAGCCTTCTGATGTTGGAATATATGTTGAGAAAGGTGTTGCTGATATAGGTATTGTGGGAAAAGATATACTTCTTGAAAATAATCATGATGTATACGAACTTCTTGATTTAAAATTCGGAAAATGCAGAGTTTGTATGGCTTCTGTAAATGGATATAAAGAAGATATTGAAAGAAGATTAAGAGTTGCTACAAAGTATGTTAATATATCAAAAAATTATTTTAATTCTATTAACCGAGATGTTGAAATAATAAAATTGAACGGCTCTATTGAGTTAGCTCCTATACTTAATCTTTCTGATGTGATTGTTGATATAGTAGAAACAGGAAGCACTTTAAGAGAAAATAATCTCACAGTTATAAAAGAAATTATTGACTATATAAGTGCAAGATTAATAGTTAATAAAGTAAGCTATAAGTTTAAAAATGATTTAATAAAAACTATAGTGAAAAATATAGAAGAAGTTTTATAA
- a CDS encoding DUF2726 domain-containing protein: MIEIAMAVSILSIIILFLIFLSKKQKDTNYKKDDNNQVNSNDKYIFNKITDQRLKYIESGNIKTKKIMNIEENKIFYSMVKILNNYNINPQVSFRAFLKGEEDTETWKTFRDFYCDFLVTYKRGSKINEPVAVIEYHGGGHFGDTENQKKKVENNDYVREKLFNKIGLKYFIIKDYEIKMKSGLIDEEKLNSFLNDINNILSNQIKQN; the protein is encoded by the coding sequence ATGATTGAAATAGCAATGGCAGTTTCTATTTTATCAATTATCATTTTATTTTTGATATTCTTGTCTAAAAAACAAAAAGATACAAATTACAAAAAAGATGATAATAATCAAGTAAATAGTAATGATAAATACATATTCAATAAAATAACAGATCAAAGATTAAAATACATAGAAAGCGGAAATATAAAAACAAAAAAAATTATGAATATAGAAGAAAATAAAATCTTTTATTCTATGGTGAAAATACTTAATAATTACAATATCAATCCTCAAGTATCATTCAGAGCATTTTTAAAAGGCGAAGAAGATACTGAAACTTGGAAAACTTTCAGAGATTTTTACTGTGATTTTTTAGTAACATACAAGAGAGGAAGTAAAATAAATGAACCTGTTGCTGTTATAGAATATCATGGAGGAGGACATTTCGGAGATACTGAAAATCAAAAAAAGAAAGTAGAAAATAATGATTATGTAAGAGAAAAACTTTTTAATAAAATAGGACTTAAATATTTTATAATAAAAGACTATGAAATAAAAATGAAATCCGGATTAATAGATGAAGAGAAATTAAACTCATTTCTTAATGATATTAATAACATTTTATCTAATCAAATAAAACAAAATTAA
- a CDS encoding flagellar filament outer layer protein FlaA gives MKRLSILITMLILTVAFLLFAQDAAQTGEQTTQNQGENGNNFVTEAITNYLIDDFEFANTWQASMPRDYGVVSIIRREGGPADVVAEGAENNKYILGAKVEYFRTGYPWFSVTPPRPVKIPGYTKELSVWVAGRNHNNKMSFYIYDVNGKPQSVGNEALNFMGWKNITVQVPANVRQEEFRGQVEQGISFMGIHVKVDPKDSYGKYYIYFDQLMAKTDMYLETYREEDDPLDTW, from the coding sequence ATGAAAAGATTAAGTATCTTGATAACAATGTTAATTCTAACTGTTGCATTCTTGTTGTTTGCCCAAGATGCGGCTCAAACAGGTGAGCAAACTACTCAAAATCAGGGTGAAAATGGTAATAACTTTGTAACTGAGGCTATCACTAATTACTTAATAGATGATTTTGAATTTGCTAATACTTGGCAAGCTTCTATGCCTAGAGATTATGGTGTAGTTAGTATTATTCGTCGTGAAGGCGGTCCAGCTGATGTTGTAGCTGAAGGTGCTGAAAATAATAAATATATTTTAGGTGCTAAAGTAGAGTACTTCAGAACAGGTTATCCTTGGTTCTCTGTTACTCCTCCTAGACCTGTTAAAATACCTGGTTATACTAAAGAACTTAGTGTTTGGGTAGCAGGACGTAACCATAATAACAAAATGAGTTTCTACATTTACGATGTAAATGGTAAACCTCAATCTGTTGGTAATGAAGCTCTTAACTTTATGGGTTGGAAAAACATTACTGTACAAGTTCCTGCTAATGTAAGACAAGAAGAATTCAGAGGTCAAGTTGAACAAGGTATTAGCTTTATGGGTATACATGTTAAAGTTGATCCTAAAGATTCTTATGGTAAATACTATATCTATTTCGACCAATTAATGGCTAAAACAGATATGTACTTAGAAACTTATAGAGAAGAAGATGACCCATTAGATACTTGGTAA